A stretch of Dyella sp. BiH032 DNA encodes these proteins:
- a CDS encoding ankyrin repeat domain-containing protein has product MSYSKTRRPPPFLQGLLWFVPGLLAVAVAALSASPLSLIPLLLANALTMAAVCHAIGFDPEPRFLRTVLRRGAAHLVMFTGYVVLVFLLVAWPMLRLNQAHNLGAALLLAGALVVALAALWRMWPAFGLVYVWDDAYPPQQGQGPHNEGSWIFTATARSIAFGRHLSREERFFTHFLPAALALLVLAFAAIALAGLYGVLPSELRITALAIYGVVLLPLCCLVIANRTLRALLCESRRPRQAAPSRPEPAAAPKPKPAPVLNEQERTAGTPEQAQALLAATRDGDIERALALIEAGADPNTAPPPGDRDQRPVLMLAALLPDTRLLRALIAKGADVNRASGGLTPLLAATRDSWHGRPDAVMTLLANGASPLAVDTEGNTALHGAVLSEEPIVAAMLLDAGAPPNALNRARVSPLATACRAANWPLVKFLLEHGAKPTPPDGEPALVAAAGIAEDDPEGVRLLLKHRAAANAVDSRHRSALMEAASEGHEQICRVLRQAGADVTLADRHGRTALMEAARAGKVGIVQLLAEAQPDARVRDVHGRDALTLACQSPQAHAETIRALLALGAEPRTPGADGRSALDHAAAAGRWDLVALLDPDTPLPTNLRFDEALAEGADTPAHLLDALRFGHWAIVSTFTQRVKEWPQSQLAQLYLDLAGPGLAAARRWLLEHALSPEARLQPQLVDDAEVAEDREPALPPLGRRLFDALLPQLPASAEAIEDLLAAGASPAGAGLFAQALQRLDDSAAASTLAVDLLERGADPFGTEARERTPVHVAAAQGQLRVLQALLARGCDPNTRDTQGRTPLFAAVEHGEKALPLVRVLVAHGADAEATDANGETPLGLAFDHPQIERWLDWGEWTRPRRALRADDLPAAAAAGAVAAVERMLELGLPVNTRDRQGATALLHACGMGHRDVAARLLDAGADTSLTAANGMTALAAAVAGRRDTAVALLLEHGVDVDQRLPGEATALMVAAAMGHSDMAEQLLDGGADIHAVDARGHSALHAAAQFGFEHNDSLRARRLFDVLLKRGADVNRADKDGMAPLQLLLGAHVRPGSPCDATHIGALVPVLLDAGARIEHADQRGVTALHACAMHALLPPARVLLARGADRSAADAFGRTPADVARQLGLVDIAHELAARAGTVMPSVRQTLRQPAQPAE; this is encoded by the coding sequence ATGTCCTATTCCAAAACGCGCCGCCCGCCGCCTTTCCTGCAGGGCCTGCTCTGGTTCGTGCCCGGCCTCCTGGCCGTCGCCGTCGCGGCTCTCAGCGCCAGCCCGCTTTCGCTGATTCCCCTGCTGCTGGCCAATGCGCTGACCATGGCGGCGGTGTGCCACGCGATCGGCTTCGATCCAGAACCGCGTTTCCTGCGCACGGTGCTGCGCCGCGGCGCAGCGCATCTGGTGATGTTCACCGGCTACGTGGTGCTGGTGTTCCTGCTGGTCGCGTGGCCGATGCTGCGCCTCAACCAGGCGCACAACCTGGGCGCGGCCCTGCTGCTTGCCGGCGCACTGGTCGTCGCGCTGGCGGCGTTGTGGCGGATGTGGCCGGCGTTCGGCCTCGTCTACGTGTGGGACGATGCCTACCCGCCCCAACAAGGCCAGGGGCCGCACAACGAAGGCTCGTGGATCTTCACCGCCACGGCGCGCAGCATCGCCTTCGGCCGCCACCTGTCGCGCGAGGAGCGCTTCTTTACGCATTTCCTGCCCGCCGCGCTGGCGCTGCTGGTGCTGGCCTTCGCGGCGATCGCGCTGGCCGGACTCTACGGCGTACTGCCGTCGGAGCTGCGCATCACCGCGCTGGCGATCTATGGCGTAGTGCTGCTGCCGCTGTGCTGCCTGGTGATCGCCAACCGCACGCTGCGCGCGCTGCTGTGCGAAAGCCGGCGCCCCCGCCAGGCCGCGCCGTCGCGGCCCGAGCCCGCCGCCGCGCCGAAGCCGAAGCCGGCGCCCGTGCTCAACGAGCAGGAGCGCACCGCCGGCACGCCCGAGCAGGCGCAGGCCTTGCTCGCGGCGACGCGCGATGGCGACATCGAACGCGCGCTGGCCCTGATCGAGGCCGGCGCCGACCCGAACACCGCGCCGCCGCCCGGCGACCGCGACCAGCGCCCGGTACTGATGCTCGCCGCGCTGCTGCCGGACACCCGCCTGCTCCGCGCCCTGATCGCCAAGGGCGCCGATGTGAATCGCGCCAGCGGCGGCCTCACGCCACTGCTGGCCGCCACGCGCGACAGCTGGCACGGCCGTCCCGATGCGGTGATGACGCTGCTGGCCAATGGCGCCAGCCCGCTCGCCGTCGACACCGAAGGCAACACCGCGCTGCACGGCGCGGTGCTGAGCGAGGAGCCGATCGTCGCCGCCATGCTGCTCGATGCCGGCGCGCCGCCGAATGCGCTCAACCGCGCACGGGTGAGCCCGCTTGCCACCGCGTGCCGCGCGGCGAACTGGCCGCTGGTGAAGTTCCTGCTGGAACACGGCGCCAAGCCCACGCCGCCCGACGGCGAGCCGGCCCTCGTCGCCGCCGCGGGTATCGCCGAGGACGATCCGGAAGGCGTACGCCTGCTGCTCAAGCACCGCGCCGCGGCGAACGCGGTGGACTCGCGCCACCGCAGCGCCCTGATGGAGGCCGCGTCGGAAGGTCACGAACAGATCTGCCGCGTGCTGCGCCAGGCCGGCGCCGACGTCACGCTTGCCGACCGCCACGGCCGCACCGCGCTGATGGAAGCCGCGCGTGCCGGCAAGGTCGGCATCGTGCAGCTGCTGGCGGAGGCGCAGCCCGACGCACGCGTGCGCGACGTGCACGGCCGCGACGCGCTCACGCTCGCCTGCCAGTCGCCGCAGGCGCACGCGGAGACTATCCGCGCCCTGCTCGCGCTGGGCGCGGAGCCCCGGACGCCGGGCGCCGACGGCCGCAGCGCGCTGGACCACGCCGCCGCCGCGGGTCGCTGGGACCTGGTCGCGCTGCTGGACCCGGACACGCCGCTGCCCACCAACCTGCGTTTCGACGAAGCCCTGGCCGAAGGCGCGGATACGCCGGCTCATCTGCTCGATGCGCTGCGCTTCGGTCACTGGGCCATCGTGTCCACCTTCACCCAGCGGGTGAAGGAATGGCCGCAGTCGCAGCTGGCGCAGCTCTATCTCGACCTGGCCGGCCCCGGCCTCGCAGCCGCGCGGCGCTGGCTGCTGGAACACGCCCTGTCACCCGAAGCGCGCCTGCAGCCGCAGCTGGTGGACGACGCAGAGGTCGCCGAAGACCGCGAACCCGCACTGCCCCCGCTGGGCCGCCGCCTGTTCGATGCGCTGCTGCCGCAGCTGCCGGCCTCCGCCGAGGCGATCGAGGACCTGCTCGCGGCCGGCGCCAGCCCCGCCGGTGCGGGCCTGTTCGCCCAGGCGTTGCAGCGGCTGGACGACAGCGCCGCGGCCTCGACGCTGGCCGTGGACCTGCTGGAGCGTGGCGCCGATCCGTTCGGCACGGAGGCGCGCGAACGCACCCCGGTGCACGTGGCCGCTGCGCAAGGACAACTGCGCGTGCTGCAGGCGCTGCTCGCGCGCGGCTGCGATCCCAATACGCGCGACACCCAGGGACGCACGCCACTGTTCGCCGCGGTCGAACACGGCGAGAAGGCGCTGCCGCTGGTGCGCGTATTGGTGGCGCACGGCGCCGACGCTGAAGCGACCGACGCCAACGGCGAAACGCCGCTGGGCCTGGCGTTCGATCATCCGCAGATCGAACGCTGGCTGGATTGGGGCGAGTGGACACGCCCACGCCGCGCCCTGCGTGCCGACGACCTCCCCGCCGCCGCCGCGGCCGGTGCCGTGGCCGCGGTGGAGCGCATGCTCGAACTCGGCTTGCCGGTGAACACCCGGGACCGCCAGGGCGCGACCGCGCTCCTGCACGCCTGCGGCATGGGCCATCGCGACGTGGCGGCGCGCCTGCTCGACGCCGGCGCGGATACCTCCCTGACCGCCGCCAACGGCATGACGGCGCTCGCCGCCGCGGTGGCGGGCCGCCGTGATACGGCGGTGGCGCTGCTGCTGGAGCACGGTGTGGACGTCGACCAGCGGCTGCCCGGCGAAGCGACCGCGTTGATGGTGGCCGCAGCGATGGGTCATTCGGACATGGCCGAACAGCTGCTCGACGGCGGCGCGGACATTCACGCGGTGGACGCGCGCGGCCATAGCGCGCTGCATGCCGCCGCCCAGTTCGGCTTCGAGCACAACGACAGCCTGCGCGCGCGGCGCCTGTTCGACGTGCTGCTCAAGCGCGGCGCCGACGTGAACCGCGCCGACAAGGACGGCATGGCGCCGCTGCAGTTGCTGCTGGGTGCGCACGTGCGCCCGGGCAGCCCCTGCGACGCCACCCACATCGGGGCGCTGGTGCCGGTGCTGCTGGATGCGGGCGCGCGCATCGAGCACGCCGACCAGCGCGGCGTCACCGCGCTGCACGCCTGTGCCATGCATGCGCTCCTGCCGCCGGCGCGCGTGCTGCTCGCGCGCGGCGCCGACCGCAGCGCGGCCGACGCGTTCGGCCGCACGCCCGCGGACGTCGCGCGCCAGCTCGGCCTGGTCGATATCGCGCATGAGCTGGCGGCGCGCGCGGGGACGGTGATGCCGAGTGTGCGGCAGACCTTGCGCCAACCGGCGCAGCCTGCGGAATAA
- a CDS encoding YcgL domain-containing protein yields MHCFVYASLRKADTYVWLARHDDFGVLPESLALMLGDLRFVLEVELDAQRKLPKEDATAVLKNLQEQGWHLQLPPQHTISVAQPAFKDSPLGGHGE; encoded by the coding sequence ATGCACTGTTTCGTCTATGCCAGCCTGCGCAAGGCCGACACCTATGTCTGGCTTGCCCGACACGACGACTTCGGCGTCCTGCCGGAATCGCTCGCGCTGATGCTCGGCGACCTGCGCTTCGTGCTCGAAGTGGAACTGGACGCGCAGCGCAAGCTGCCGAAGGAAGACGCCACCGCAGTGCTCAAGAATCTCCAGGAGCAGGGCTGGCATCTGCAGCTGCCGCCGCAGCACACGATCTCGGTGGCGCAACCGGCCTTCAAGGACTCGCCGCTCGGTGGGCACGGCGAATGA
- a CDS encoding outer membrane protein transport protein produces MQSSLFSFSRAARPLALAALSLAVAGALFAPQRAEASAFQLKENSAKSMGRAYAGSATAGGDVSVVVNNPAAMTDLKGTYFQADVTAINFGAKFSGSSRDALGRPIGGGNGGDAGTTMPVPALFFATQVSDRWHIGAGFSVPFGFLTEYDRTWKGRYNAIKSKFESLDGTLSASFDVTDTFTLGASFIAQKTSAELTSAINFNAVGLGLVQQAALAGKITPAQAQALGQQVSLVVPPGSDGLARIKGDDWGYGWQLGGYWKLTPNDRLALNYHSKISHKLEGTGNFTVPTNVQALLANPTVAALLAGAGGVPFTHTTGTADFTTPATATASFWHQDEKFGLGFDLAWTKWDVFKELRVDYGNPAQPPSVEQYNWRNTWYAAVGGDYYLNDKVTLRAGVSVDTTPTHASTRSPRVPDSTRKFLSFGVGYKASEHFELNAGYTHIFVNNAHIQGVASSTGDTLTGSFDDYGNLLSISAQYKF; encoded by the coding sequence ATGCAGAGTTCTCTCTTTTCCTTTTCGCGTGCGGCGCGCCCGCTCGCCCTCGCCGCGCTGAGCCTGGCTGTCGCCGGCGCCTTGTTCGCGCCGCAGCGCGCCGAAGCCAGCGCCTTCCAGCTGAAGGAAAACAGCGCCAAGTCCATGGGTCGCGCCTATGCCGGCTCGGCGACCGCGGGCGGCGACGTGTCGGTGGTGGTCAACAACCCCGCCGCTATGACCGACCTGAAGGGCACCTATTTCCAGGCCGACGTCACCGCCATCAACTTCGGCGCCAAGTTCAGCGGTTCCTCCCGTGACGCGCTCGGCCGCCCGATCGGCGGCGGCAACGGCGGCGACGCCGGCACCACGATGCCGGTGCCGGCGCTGTTCTTCGCCACCCAGGTGAGCGACCGCTGGCACATCGGTGCCGGCTTCTCGGTGCCGTTCGGCTTCCTGACCGAGTACGACCGCACCTGGAAGGGCCGCTACAACGCCATCAAGTCCAAGTTCGAGTCGCTGGACGGCACGCTGTCCGCCTCGTTCGACGTGACCGACACCTTCACCCTGGGCGCCAGCTTCATCGCGCAGAAGACCAGCGCGGAACTTACCAGCGCGATCAACTTCAACGCCGTGGGCCTGGGCCTGGTGCAGCAGGCCGCGCTGGCCGGCAAGATCACCCCGGCCCAGGCGCAGGCCCTGGGCCAGCAGGTCAGCCTCGTGGTGCCGCCGGGCAGCGACGGCCTGGCCCGCATCAAGGGCGACGACTGGGGCTACGGCTGGCAGCTGGGCGGCTACTGGAAGCTGACTCCGAATGACCGCCTGGCGCTGAACTACCACTCGAAGATCTCGCACAAGCTGGAAGGCACCGGCAACTTCACCGTGCCGACCAACGTGCAGGCCCTGCTGGCCAACCCGACCGTGGCCGCGCTGCTCGCCGGCGCCGGCGGCGTGCCGTTCACGCACACCACGGGTACCGCGGACTTCACCACGCCCGCCACCGCTACCGCCAGCTTCTGGCACCAGGACGAGAAGTTCGGCCTGGGCTTCGACTTGGCCTGGACCAAGTGGGACGTGTTCAAGGAACTGCGCGTCGACTACGGCAACCCGGCGCAGCCGCCGAGCGTGGAGCAGTACAACTGGCGCAACACCTGGTACGCGGCGGTGGGCGGCGATTACTACCTCAACGACAAGGTGACCCTGCGTGCCGGCGTGTCCGTGGATACCACGCCGACCCATGCGAGCACCCGCAGCCCGCGCGTGCCGGATTCGACCCGCAAGTTCCTCTCGTTCGGCGTGGGCTACAAGGCCAGCGAACACTTCGAGTTGAACGCCGGCTACACCCACATCTTCGTCAACAACGCGCACATCCAGGGCGTGGCCAGCTCGACGGGCGACACGTTGACGGGCAGCTTCGACGATTACGGCAACCTGCTGAGCATCTCGGCGCAGTACAAGTTCTAA
- a CDS encoding coniferyl aldehyde dehydrogenase, with protein MTVTDTLDALLLRMRDAHARDPMPAWPARAARLRALQALIADHRGDIADAIHQDFGGRPSEETDLLEVFPSLSAIRHALRHGRRWMKPRRSLPGLLFLPARNELRPQPLGVVGIIVPWNYPLYLAAGPMIDALAAGNRVMVKMSEYTPRFSALFAQLAARYFKPDEVQIVLGAADVAQAFSALPFDHLLFTGSTAVGRHVMRAASANLTPVTLELGGKSPAIVGPGARFGHAVERILVGKLFNAGQTCIAPDYVLLPRARIDEFVTTARAVAARLYPRPIDNAQYASIISERQYQRLADLRDSAKQGGARIEPLGEGSDDVAKQRMLPLLLTGANDGLPVMQEEIFGPLLPLVPYDDLDQAIAYVAARPHPLALYLFEEDRGRIDRVLARTTAGGVTVNDTLYHIAQHGLPFGGVGPSGTGGYHGEAGFRTFSHVKPVFRQARVNGAGLLNPPYGERFRRMVQLMLKRG; from the coding sequence ATGACCGTCACCGACACGCTCGATGCCCTGCTCCTGCGCATGCGCGACGCGCATGCGCGCGACCCCATGCCTGCGTGGCCCGCGCGCGCCGCGCGATTGCGCGCGCTGCAGGCGCTGATCGCCGATCACCGCGGCGACATCGCTGATGCTATCCACCAGGATTTCGGCGGGCGTCCCTCGGAGGAAACCGACCTGCTCGAGGTGTTTCCCAGCCTGTCGGCGATCCGCCATGCCCTGCGGCATGGCCGCCGCTGGATGAAGCCGCGCCGCAGCCTGCCGGGACTGCTGTTCCTGCCCGCGCGCAACGAGCTGCGTCCTCAGCCGCTGGGCGTGGTGGGCATCATCGTGCCGTGGAACTACCCGCTGTATCTCGCTGCCGGACCGATGATCGACGCGTTGGCGGCGGGCAACCGCGTGATGGTCAAGATGAGCGAGTACACGCCGCGCTTCTCCGCGCTGTTCGCGCAGCTGGCGGCGCGGTATTTCAAGCCCGACGAAGTGCAGATCGTGCTGGGCGCCGCCGACGTGGCGCAGGCATTCTCCGCGTTGCCGTTCGACCATCTGCTGTTCACCGGCTCCACCGCCGTGGGCCGCCACGTGATGCGCGCGGCGTCGGCGAACCTCACGCCAGTCACCCTGGAGCTGGGCGGCAAATCTCCGGCCATCGTCGGCCCCGGGGCTCGTTTCGGGCATGCGGTGGAACGCATCCTGGTAGGCAAGCTGTTCAACGCGGGGCAGACCTGCATCGCACCGGACTACGTGCTGCTGCCGCGAGCGCGCATCGATGAGTTCGTCACGACCGCGCGCGCGGTCGCCGCCCGGCTCTATCCGCGACCGATCGACAACGCGCAGTACGCCAGCATCATTTCCGAACGCCAGTACCAGCGCCTGGCCGACCTGCGCGATTCGGCAAAGCAGGGAGGCGCCCGCATCGAACCGCTGGGCGAAGGCAGCGACGACGTCGCAAAACAGCGCATGCTTCCCCTGCTACTGACCGGCGCGAACGACGGCCTGCCGGTGATGCAGGAGGAGATCTTCGGTCCGCTACTGCCGCTGGTGCCTTACGACGATCTCGACCAGGCCATCGCCTACGTCGCCGCGCGGCCGCATCCGCTGGCGTTGTACCTGTTCGAGGAAGACCGCGGACGGATCGATCGCGTGCTCGCCCGCACCACCGCCGGCGGCGTAACCGTCAACGACACGCTGTACCACATCGCCCAGCACGGATTGCCGTTCGGCGGTGTCGGGCCTTCGGGTACCGGCGGCTATCACGGGGAGGCGGGATTCCGTACGTTCTCCCACGTAAAACCGGTGTTCCGCCAGGCGCGCGTCAACGGCGCGGGATTGTTGAATCCGCCCTACGGCGAGCGGTTCCGGCGCATGGTCCAGCTGATGCTCAAGCGAGGCTGA
- a CDS encoding TonB-dependent receptor → MSIRPRPLSVSLRQLLGGTALLLCAQAAHAGDSAGNPASPPNGQDGGSPSPQNAADPAKAKLLGNVTVTAQSRNQEMQSVPIPLQIVTAKQVDTLAATDLSKMDLFVPGLVVSADQPTQPNYQLRGIATSDFGIGTEPAVGVYINGVYAARSGGALLAFNDLARIEVLKGPQGTLFGRNAAAGAISIVTNEPTDRFEGKARLRVGNYGKVYGDALLNLPINHDMALRVSAYDNQSDGWVKDAATGKRYGEDNDWGTRAVFRWNLTPDTRMLLSWDHEKLNQPPHPAFGLVPLSNDTNQRPPFPPDPSTYLNPLHAPLYNDAVGGRESRTFDGVTLTFDHSFSWGSLVSTTAWRGFDTFNRGDYDGTNHIVSYLDTTNIEHNNSWYQEFKLSGNTGIADWVAGLSYYQEQARQTSQTNIFTDSLDTLANNVMGAGTPLTDISSFLQANGLPYTLLGDPWHEAISNVGKFKAYAAFGDVIWHVSDRFNITTGIRYTRDRKTFSWYNMPRSAPQFDGTIQALDQAGVLAMLPPEAQMALAAFGNNIIFTDAVGVPVQFHNTWNNVSPRLVLDYKFTPDVMGYASVTKGYKAGGYNSVQVGSRFAPEKVINYEAGLKTTFPEQNLLLNGSVYYYRYDNKQSLSLDPNSAGSGVPRYLVNSTDQEAKGLELEALWQPVEELRLNFTGAYIDSTYRKAVADSGAVLTGQPTGEPRFSYTAGLAYTWRNVAGGALEFDVNYAYRGKTRCNNDSRLQGDCVISPNFKVGEAQHRTDARLDWRAPGDRWGVALYASNLFNDRYVTGVNNISTTVFGTPYASITPPRMWGVELRAKF, encoded by the coding sequence ATGAGCATCCGTCCACGTCCGCTGTCCGTATCGCTGCGCCAACTGCTGGGCGGCACCGCGCTGCTGTTATGCGCGCAGGCCGCCCATGCCGGTGATTCGGCGGGGAATCCGGCCAGCCCGCCCAACGGCCAGGACGGCGGCAGCCCGTCGCCGCAGAACGCCGCGGATCCTGCCAAGGCCAAGCTGCTGGGCAACGTCACGGTGACCGCGCAGAGTCGCAACCAGGAGATGCAGTCGGTACCGATTCCCTTGCAGATCGTCACGGCCAAGCAGGTCGATACGCTGGCGGCCACCGACCTGAGCAAGATGGACCTGTTCGTGCCGGGCCTGGTGGTCAGCGCCGACCAGCCGACGCAGCCGAACTACCAGCTGCGCGGCATCGCCACCAGCGATTTCGGCATCGGCACCGAGCCGGCGGTGGGCGTCTACATCAACGGCGTGTACGCAGCCCGCTCCGGCGGCGCGCTGCTGGCCTTCAATGACCTGGCGCGCATCGAAGTGCTCAAGGGCCCGCAGGGCACGCTGTTCGGACGCAATGCCGCGGCCGGCGCGATCTCCATCGTCACTAACGAACCCACCGACCGCTTCGAAGGCAAAGCGCGCCTGCGCGTCGGCAACTACGGCAAGGTCTACGGCGATGCGCTGCTCAACCTGCCGATCAATCACGACATGGCATTGCGCGTTAGCGCGTATGACAACCAGAGCGACGGCTGGGTGAAGGACGCCGCCACCGGCAAGCGCTACGGCGAGGACAACGATTGGGGCACGCGCGCCGTGTTCCGCTGGAACCTCACGCCGGACACGCGCATGCTGCTGTCCTGGGACCACGAGAAGCTCAATCAGCCGCCGCATCCGGCCTTCGGCCTGGTCCCGCTGTCGAACGATACGAACCAGCGCCCGCCGTTCCCGCCCGACCCGTCCACCTATCTCAACCCCCTGCACGCGCCGCTGTACAACGACGCGGTGGGCGGCCGCGAATCGCGCACCTTCGACGGCGTGACGCTGACCTTCGACCACTCCTTCAGCTGGGGCAGCCTGGTTTCCACGACGGCCTGGCGCGGCTTCGACACGTTCAACCGCGGCGATTACGACGGCACGAACCACATCGTCAGCTACCTGGACACCACCAACATCGAGCACAACAACAGCTGGTACCAGGAATTCAAACTTTCCGGCAACACCGGCATCGCCGACTGGGTGGCCGGCTTGAGCTACTACCAGGAGCAGGCGCGGCAGACCAGCCAGACCAACATCTTCACCGACAGCCTCGATACGCTCGCCAACAACGTCATGGGCGCCGGTACGCCACTCACCGACATCAGCAGCTTTCTGCAGGCGAACGGCCTCCCGTACACGCTGCTTGGCGACCCCTGGCACGAGGCCATCAGCAACGTGGGCAAGTTCAAGGCCTACGCCGCGTTCGGAGACGTGATCTGGCACGTCAGCGACCGCTTCAACATCACCACCGGCATCCGCTATACGCGCGACCGCAAGACCTTCTCCTGGTACAACATGCCGCGCAGCGCGCCGCAGTTCGACGGCACGATCCAGGCGCTGGACCAGGCCGGCGTACTGGCGATGCTGCCGCCGGAAGCGCAGATGGCGCTGGCCGCCTTCGGCAACAACATCATCTTCACCGACGCGGTCGGCGTACCGGTGCAATTCCACAACACCTGGAACAACGTCAGCCCGCGCCTCGTGCTGGACTACAAGTTCACGCCGGACGTGATGGGTTATGCGTCGGTGACCAAGGGCTACAAGGCCGGCGGCTACAACAGCGTGCAGGTCGGCTCGCGCTTCGCGCCGGAAAAGGTCATCAATTACGAAGCGGGATTGAAGACGACCTTCCCGGAGCAGAATCTGCTGCTCAACGGCTCGGTGTACTACTACCGCTACGACAACAAGCAATCGCTCTCGCTCGATCCGAACAGCGCCGGCTCCGGCGTGCCCCGCTATCTGGTCAACAGCACCGACCAGGAAGCCAAGGGCCTGGAGTTGGAAGCGCTGTGGCAACCGGTCGAGGAGCTGCGTCTGAACTTCACCGGCGCGTACATCGACTCCACCTACCGCAAGGCCGTGGCCGACTCGGGCGCGGTGCTCACCGGCCAGCCCACCGGCGAACCGCGTTTTTCCTACACCGCGGGGCTGGCCTATACGTGGCGCAATGTCGCCGGTGGCGCGCTGGAGTTCGACGTGAACTACGCCTACCGCGGCAAGACACGCTGCAACAACGATTCGCGCTTGCAGGGCGACTGCGTGATCAGCCCCAACTTCAAGGTCGGCGAGGCCCAGCATCGGACCGACGCGCGCCTGGACTGGCGCGCGCCCGGCGACCGTTGGGGCGTGGCGCTGTACGCTAGCAATCTCTTCAATGATCGCTACGTCACCGGCGTGAACAACATCAGCACCACCGTGTTCGGCACGCCGTACGCCAGCATCACGCCGCCGCGCATGTGGGGCGTGGAACTCCGCGCAAAGTTCTGA
- a CDS encoding SO2930 family diheme c-type cytochrome: MRNVFKAAGVLLAVVVLAACQRGMAPVAYHADGRPPKLSDWHVVEARNGKLVLNQGVVPYDLNTPLFTDYAHKLRTIWMPKGSAAKYDAQDTFDFPVGTVISKTFYYPKPGQSGAADGKAGDVARTYDSSYDFAGEGLDLSKVHLVETRILVHRPDGWAAIPYVWNQAQTEAELARTGAVLPLTLVADDKSREDFNYVVPDESQCASCHAQDWVTRKIHPIGPKARHLNRDYHYAGGAQNQLDHLASVGYLSGAPAAAQAPRNANWMDEHAALDARARAYLDINCGHCHNAKGAANTTALTLDASASEDRHLGICKPPVAAGRGTGDHLFDIVPGKPDDSIITYRMASADPGEMMPELGRSTVHREGVALIRAWIAAQQGDCVTVH, translated from the coding sequence ATGCGGAATGTGTTCAAAGCCGCGGGCGTCCTGCTCGCCGTCGTCGTCCTTGCCGCATGCCAGCGCGGGATGGCGCCCGTCGCCTATCACGCCGACGGCCGCCCGCCGAAGCTGAGCGACTGGCACGTGGTGGAGGCGCGCAACGGCAAGCTGGTGCTCAACCAGGGCGTGGTGCCGTACGACCTCAACACACCGCTGTTCACCGACTACGCGCACAAGCTGCGCACGATCTGGATGCCCAAGGGCAGCGCCGCGAAGTATGACGCGCAGGACACGTTCGACTTCCCGGTCGGCACGGTGATCAGCAAGACCTTCTACTACCCCAAACCTGGCCAGAGCGGGGCCGCCGACGGCAAAGCCGGCGATGTGGCACGCACCTACGACAGCTCGTATGACTTCGCCGGCGAAGGGCTGGACCTGTCCAAGGTGCACCTGGTCGAGACACGCATCCTGGTACACCGCCCGGATGGCTGGGCGGCCATCCCATACGTCTGGAACCAGGCGCAGACCGAGGCCGAGCTGGCCCGCACCGGCGCCGTGCTGCCGCTCACCCTGGTCGCCGACGACAAGTCGCGCGAAGACTTCAACTACGTGGTTCCCGACGAAAGCCAGTGCGCGAGCTGCCACGCGCAGGACTGGGTCACGCGCAAGATCCACCCGATCGGCCCGAAGGCGCGCCATCTCAACCGCGACTACCACTATGCCGGCGGCGCGCAGAACCAGCTCGACCATCTGGCCAGCGTGGGCTATCTCAGCGGCGCGCCCGCCGCGGCGCAGGCGCCGCGCAACGCCAACTGGATGGACGAGCACGCCGCGTTGGACGCCCGGGCGCGCGCTTACCTCGACATCAACTGCGGCCATTGCCACAACGCCAAGGGCGCGGCCAACACTACCGCGCTCACGCTCGACGCCAGCGCGTCGGAAGACCGCCATCTCGGCATCTGCAAGCCGCCGGTGGCCGCTGGACGCGGCACTGGCGACCACCTGTTCGACATCGTGCCCGGCAAGCCGGACGACTCGATCATCACGTACCGCATGGCCTCGGCCGATCCGGGCGAGATGATGCCGGAGCTCGGCCGCAGCACCGTCCACCGCGAGGGCGTGGCGCTGATCAGGGCGTGGATCGCGGCCCAGCAGGGCGATTGCGTGACCGTGCACTGA